The following are encoded together in the Strongyloides ratti genome assembly S_ratti_ED321, chromosome : 2 genome:
- a CDS encoding Transcription factor Sp6: MAIRLQNVESDPLGKLMEQYNRLANETKSVVAKNENTTINGNNIRKYDLKGYQNLGDDNITNINSYGNGTQNTMYNGYTWPNPMGWWGNPTTGTNDNTWGSALSTYGTGNSDINQITNSSTYNPYFSSNFPSLLSAASISTNTQSILPYTVNSKLSPNQNSLKYPDTNVSILKGSPTNGNSHLGGGKISSTRAVCECPNCLEAQRIGVINVPEKKRNIHNCHIPGCGKVYSKSSHLKAHLRWHSGERAVIRRK, from the exons atggcaATTCGACTTCAG aATGTTGAATCAGATCCATTAGGTAAACTTATGGAGCAATATAATCGTTTAGCTAATGAGACAAAATCTGTTGTAgcaaaaaatgaaaatactACTATAAATGgaaataatattagaaaatatgatttaaaaggttatcaaaatttaggtgatgataatattacaaatattaattctTATGGTAATGGAACACAAAATACTATGTATAATGGTTATACATGGCCTAATCCAATGGGATGGTGGGGTAATCCTACTACTGGAACAAATGATAATACATGGGGTTCAGCATTATCAACATATGGTACAGGAAATAGTGATATTAATCAGATAACAAATTCATCTACCTATAATCCATACTTTTCAAGTAATTTTCCCA gtcTTTTATCAGCAGCTTCAATATCAACAAATACACAATCTATTTTACCTTATACAGTAAATTCAAAATTATCACCAAAtcaaaattcattaaaatatccTGATACAAATGTATCAATATTAAAAGGAAGTCCTACAAATGGAAATTCACACTTAGGTGGTGGTAAAATATCATCAACTCGAGCTGTTTGTGAATGTCCAAATTGTTTAGAAGCACAAAGAATAG gtGTTATAAATGTTCCTGAAAAAAAACGTAATATTCATAATTGTCATATACCAGGATGTGGTAAAGTTTACAGTAAAAGTTCTCATTTAAAAGCTCACCTACGTTGGCATAGTGGTGAAAGAGCTGTTattagaagaaaataa
- a CDS encoding Rho guanine nucleotide exchange factor 25: MKLMRRSKTVETTSSTTSTPTPTSSRFQNLSPTEIRDSMHLNVTQTSSSKSGSMSSRSSSKKQKWGFAFRKRWFSASSSSNAKPSNSRSSTESESFTPGTSASPHGTINHTDTLLEEDPSSPILDNIPKLTFLGSFPQNYTLDVKCETTSTDRPTLESPSSPATNSGTKKRSFKRFFNSSSGQASPQPPTEFSCYSNNKVTTTEEDIKDIPSTSEVNIENIKIEESDNNQEERSNFEKGLIQNQDSLNSESKDTSENMENPISLSNPQSTIESSTTPESLSVLSPPTKEQTPEEQSRTKRQYVLMELVETERDYVKDLTSVVEGYIANIESMELPEDLQGKDKIIFANIAQILEFHKTLFVKEIEKCLTDYECAGQAFVKYERRLHTYYVKYCQNKPKSDYLVSQEAFEQFFAETKQKLGHKVALCDLLIKPVQRIMKYQLLLKDILKYTERAGDKVDVLKKALEVMHVVPKACDDMMQVGRLQNFDGNLNAQGKLLFHGTLQISESFPGQPFKGKDRRIFLFEQSAIIADCIMPKKEFGNPTYIFKNQIMVNKMVLEPNIPDDPLRFLLRNTDISQSSTFIAQAMTLEEKEQWIGKINSQLDQQKTLLAALVDPKRYQNSLASGMHSMSLGEPKKSAPPLTTPSSAGIISSTSTKSKSSKLFGFGKKSNSNIKSPTSPPPFGK; the protein is encoded by the exons ATGAAATTAATGCGAAGGTCTAAGACTGTCGAAACGACATCTTCTACCACTTCTACCCCTACTCCTACTTCATCGcgatttcaaaatttatcaCCTACTGAAATTAGAGATTCT atGCATTTAAATGTTACACAAACATCCTCTTCAAAGTCAGGTTCAATGTCATCGAGATCATCTtctaaaaaacaaaaatggGGTTTTGCTTTTAGAAAAAGATGGTTTTCTGCATCATCTTCTAGTAATGCAAAACCATCTAATTCACGATCATCTACAGAATCTGAAAGTTTTACCCCTGGTACCAGTGCAAGTCCACATGGAACAATTAACCATACGGATACATTATTAGAAGAAGATCCTTCAAGTCCTATTCTTGATAATATACctaaattaacatttttaggAAGTTTTCCACAAAATTATACACTTGAtgtaaaat gTGAAACAACATCAACAGATCGACCAACTCTTGAAAGTCCATCATCACCAGCAACAAATAGTGGAACTAAAAAAAGATCATTTAA gcgTTTTTTTAATTCCTCCTCTGGACAAGCATCTCCACAACCACCAACAGAGTTTAGCTgttatagtaataataaagtaaCGACAACTGAAGAAGATATTAAAGATATTCCCAGTACCAGTGAAgttaatattgaaaatattaaaattgaagAGAGTGATAACAATCAAGAGGAGAGAAGCAATTTCGAGAAAGGTCTAATCCAAAATCAGGATAGCTTAAATAGTGAAAGTAAAGATACTTCTGAAAAT atggAAAATCCAATATCTCTATCTAATCCACAATCAACAATTGAATCCTCCACAACACCAGAGTCTCTTTCTGTTTTATCACCACCAACAAAAGAACAGACGCCGGAGGAGCAATCAAGGACCAAACGACAATATGTATTGATGGAGTTGGTAGAGACTGAACGTGACTATGTTAAAGACTTAACCTCAGTTGTTGAGGGATACATTGCTAATATTGAGTCAATGGAATTACCAGAAGATCTCCAAGGAAaggataaaattatttttgcaAATATAGCACAAATACTAGAGTTtcataaaacattatttgttaaagaaattgaaaaatgCCTTACGGATTATGAGTGTGCGGGTCAAGCATTTGTCAAGTATGAAAGACGTCTACATACTtattatgttaaatattGTCAAAATAAACCTAAAAGTGATTATCTTGTCTCACAGGAAGCTTTTGAACAATTTTTTGCTGAgacaaaacaaaaattagGGCATAAAGTTGCATTATgtgatttattaataaaaccaGTACAACGAATTATGAAATATCAATTactattaaaagatatattaaaatatacagaGAGAGCCGGTGATAAAGTtgatgtattaaaaaaagcatTAGAAGTTATGCATGTTGTTCCAAAAGCATGTGATGATATGATGCAAGTAGGTAGattacaaaattttgatGGTAATTTAAATGCACAAGGAAAATTATTGTTTCATGGTACATTACAAATATCAGAATCTTTTCCAGGTCAACCATTTAAAGGAAAAGATAggagaatatttttatttgaacaGTCAGCTATCATTGCTGATTGTATAATGccaaaaaaagaatttggTAATcctacatatatttttaaaaatcaaataatggTTAATAAAATGGTTTTGGAGCCAAATATTCCTGATGATCCATTAAGATTTCTTTTAAGGAATACAGATATAAGTCAAAGTTCAACATTTATTGCACAAGCTATGACATTGGAAGAAAAAGAACAATGGATaggaaaaattaattcacAATTAGATCAACAAAAAACATTACTAGCAGCATTAGTAGATCCAAAAAGATATCAAAATTCATTGGCAAGTGGGATGCATTCAATGAGCTt aggtGAACCAAAAAAATCAGCACCACCATTGACAACACCATCATCAGCTGGTATAATATCAAGTACATCAACAAAATCAAAAAgttcaaaattatttggatttggtaaaaaaagtaatagtAATATCAAATCACCAACATCACCACCTCCATTTggaaagtaa
- a CDS encoding Protein-cysteine N-palmitoyltransferase Rasp: MSNIKKKNEKRERISLFIYPPLPEIKICYLVTFSSLIYGWYHVYIASTKFQFQIGHPAVTSYLPFIGERIKDISNWEWNMWSPFAIKYLPYLVIHTIIFNLYPKIFSKNVWQKMYTISSIIISIFVFTPFLVLSSILQGLFIFLCTIFIPKTITVWISSLPILYFTMNNPGILSDNIFYVLIFCSYTLLSYISYNLEYLDESNNFEKKNIFERICDMFFYTFYHPYMFSLIVIYPDFINQLKIREENGDKREWKKIIFQFIRLCFWIILLEVILHFMYFEIMLNDTNFIYQLPKNEFVPLGMAMGAFFHLKYVIIFGLPSLFARIDGMQPLDGPICISRIVLYSKIWRGFDRGLYIFFKKYIFIPICQPTFSLGRKIFGLCVSYMFVLLWHGFLHHNIIWIILNVVELLLEYTGKGIYSIKSVKEWREKNISDVNFRRILGWLQIVPFVFGLYSNFYFLGGSNVGWAFVDRIFIQETITLQYPFFILIGLGWFYSNVTMEIDRLMEIKKKKEN, from the exons atgtctaatattaaaaagaaaaatgaaaaaagagaaagaatttcattatttatatatccaCCATTAcctgaaataaaaatatgctATCTTGTAACTTTTTCTAGTTTAATTTATGGATGGTATCATGTTTATATAGCTAGTACTAAATTTCAATTTCAAATTGGTCATCCAGCAGTAACAAGTTATCTTCCTTTTATAGGAGAACGTATTAAG gaTATATCAAATTGGGAATGGAATATGTGGTCACCTTTTGCTATTAAATATCTTCCATATTTAGTAATTcatacaataatatttaatttatatccaaaaattttttcaaaaaatgtatggcaaaaaatgtatacaatttcttcaataattatatcaatttttgtatttacaCCATTTCTTGTATTATCATCTATATTACAAggactttttatatttttatgtacaATATTTATACCAAAAACAATAACTGTATGGATAAGTTCATTaccaatattatattttacaatgAATAATCCAGGAATATTAagtgataatatattttatgttttaatattttgttcatatacattattaagttatatttcatataatttaGAATACCTTGAtgaaagtaataattttgaaaaaaaaaatatttttgaaagaatatgtgatatgtttttttatacattttatcaTCCATATATGTTTTcattaattgttatttatcctgattttattaatcaattaaaaataagagaAGAAAATGGTGATAAAAGagaatggaaaaaaattatatttcaatttattaGATTATGTTTTTGgattatattattagaagttattttacattttatgtattttgaaataatgcttaatgatacaaattttatttatcaattaccaaaaaatgaatttgtACCTTTAGGTATGGCAATGGGTgcattttttcatttaaaatatgttattatttttggttTACCATCACTTTTTGCTAGAATTGATGGTATGCAACCATTAGATGGTCCTATTTGTATTTCAAGAATTGTAttatattctaaaatatGGAGAGGTTTTGATCGtggtttatatatattttttaaaaaatatatttttataccaaTATGTCAACCAACATTTTCATTaggaagaaaaatttttggtCTTTGTGTTAGTTATATGTTTGTACTTCTTTGGCATGGATTTTTAcatcataatattatatggataatattaaatgttgttgaattattattagaatatACTGGTAAAGGaatatattcaataaaaagTGTTAAAGAATGgagagaaaaaaatatttctgatGTTAATTTTAGAAGAATTTTAGGATGGCTACAAATTGTACCATTTGTCTTTGGTTTATacagtaatttttattttcttggTGGTTCAAATGTTGGTTGGGCATTTGTAGatagaatttttattcaagAAACAATAACCCTTCAGTATccattttttattcttattgGTTTAGGATGGTTTTATTCTAATGTTACAATGGAAATTGATAGATTAatggaaataaaaaagaaaaaagaaaattaa